AAGCCCTGCTCGGGCAGGTCACACGGCGGCGACCAGGCCTGTGCGCCCTCGTCGGTGCCGGCGGCGGCCAGGGTACGGATCCGGTCCAGCTGGGCGGCCGAGTTGATCGCCCCGACGTCGGTGTTCTTGTCCAGCGGGTCGCCGACGCGCAGCCGGGCCATCCGCCGCTTCAACGACTCCAGTAGCGGCTCGGCGATCGATTCCTGGACCAGCAGCCGGGAACCGGCGCAGCAGACGTGGCCCTGGTTGAAGAAGATGCCGTTGACGATGCCTTCGACGGCCTGGTCGATCGGGGCGTCGTCGAAGACGATGTTGGCGGCCTTGCCGCCCAGCTCCAGGGTGAGCTTCTTGCGGCTGCCGGCGACCGTACGGGCGATCTGCCGGCCGACGTCGGTGGATCCGGTGAAGGCGACCTTGTCGACGTCGGGGTGGCCGACGACGGCCTGCCCGGTGGCGCCGGCGCCGGTGACGATGTTGACCACACCGGGTGGCAGGTCGGCCTGCTGGCAGATCTCGGCGAACAGCAGCGCGGTCAGCGGGGTCGTCTCGGCCGGTTTGAGCACCACGGTGTTGCCGGCGGCCAGCGCCGGGGCGATCTTCCAGGCCAGCATCAGCAGCGGGAAGTTCCACGGGATGACCTGGCCGGCGACGCCGAGCGGGCGCGGGTCCGGGCCGAAACCGGCGTACGGCAGCTTGTCGGCCCAGCCGGCGTAGTAGAAGAAGTGCGCCGACGCCAGCGGCAGGTCGACGTCACGGGACTCGCGGATCGGTTTGCCGTTGTCCAGCGACTCGAGCACGGCCAGCTCGCGGCTGCGTTCGGCGAGCGCCCGGGCGATCCGGAACAGGTACTTGGCCCGGTCGCGGCCGGGCATCGGACCCCAGACCCGCTGGTACGCCGTACGCGCGGCGGCCACCGCCCGGTCGACGTCGCCGGGGCCGGCCTCGGCGACCTCGGCGAGGACCTCCTCGGTGGCCGGGTTGACGGTCTTGCGGGCCCCGCCGTCGGTCGGGTCGACGAACTCGCCGTCG
Above is a genomic segment from Solwaraspora sp. WMMD792 containing:
- a CDS encoding aldehyde dehydrogenase family protein, with the protein product MFDYAPAPESRSVVTIRDSYGLFIDGEFVDPTDGGARKTVNPATEEVLAEVAEAGPGDVDRAVAAARTAYQRVWGPMPGRDRAKYLFRIARALAERSRELAVLESLDNGKPIRESRDVDLPLASAHFFYYAGWADKLPYAGFGPDPRPLGVAGQVIPWNFPLLMLAWKIAPALAAGNTVVLKPAETTPLTALLFAEICQQADLPPGVVNIVTGAGATGQAVVGHPDVDKVAFTGSTDVGRQIARTVAGSRKKLTLELGGKAANIVFDDAPIDQAVEGIVNGIFFNQGHVCCAGSRLLVQESIAEPLLESLKRRMARLRVGDPLDKNTDVGAINSAAQLDRIRTLAAAGTDEGAQAWSPPCDLPEQGFWFAPTLFTGVSQAHRIAREEIFGPVLSVLTFRTPDEAIAKANNTPYGLSAGIWSEKGSRILWAADRLRAGVVWANTFNKFDPTSPFGGYQESGYGREGGRHGLEAYLDV